One window of the Nitratidesulfovibrio sp. genome contains the following:
- a CDS encoding ATPase, T2SS/T4P/T4SS family, whose translation MRQRVRLGELLVQAGLLTEEQLKAALREHKKSGLRLGQYLTKTNLCREADVVEVVSRQLKIDRYSPQQYPLSLNMAERLPLDAAQKCSAVPLQQHGHVLVVAMVDPLDIDALDTLEFITNSEVEPLICTEQEYNQLFSAIYGMFTNLDGVIESLGELHTAATSQTDAAERDVAVDELANQADLAPVIRLVNSILAQAVREGASDVHISPEKDSVQVRFRIDGKLREAPAPPRSVAPAVVSRIKILGNMDIAVTRVPQDGRFTMHLDNREINVRVSSIPTIYGENMVLRLLDMSGRDYTLDMLGMQQNDHVTIEGAIHKPYGMILSTGPTGSGKSTSLYAILKSINRPDINIITLEDPVEYRIRGIRQVQLNRKAGMTFASGLRSILRQDPDVVMVGEIRDAETAAIAVQAALTGHLVLSTLHTNDAAGAVTRLIDMGIEPFLVSSVLLVSFAQRLVRRVCTNCAEPYEPLPAALAAFGLAPDTPGATYLKGRGCHHCAHTGYRGRTGVFEILPMTQMIQELVIQRSSTQAIAEAAITTDLMRTLKQDAALKILRGTTTVEEAATSVML comes from the coding sequence GTGCGTCAGCGTGTACGATTGGGCGAACTGCTGGTGCAGGCCGGGCTGCTGACCGAAGAGCAGCTGAAGGCCGCCCTGCGCGAACACAAGAAAAGCGGGCTGCGTCTTGGCCAGTACCTGACCAAGACCAACCTGTGCCGCGAAGCCGACGTGGTGGAAGTGGTAAGCCGCCAGTTGAAGATAGACCGGTACAGCCCGCAGCAGTACCCGCTCAGCCTGAACATGGCAGAGCGCCTGCCGCTGGACGCCGCGCAGAAGTGCAGCGCGGTGCCCTTGCAGCAGCATGGCCATGTGCTGGTGGTGGCCATGGTGGACCCGCTGGACATCGACGCGCTGGACACGCTGGAGTTCATCACCAACAGCGAAGTGGAACCGCTGATCTGCACCGAGCAGGAGTATAATCAGCTGTTCAGTGCCATCTACGGCATGTTCACCAACCTTGACGGCGTCATCGAAAGCTTGGGCGAGCTGCACACCGCCGCCACCAGCCAGACCGACGCCGCCGAGCGCGACGTGGCCGTGGACGAGCTGGCCAACCAGGCCGACCTTGCCCCCGTCATCCGGCTGGTCAATTCCATTCTGGCCCAGGCCGTGCGCGAAGGCGCCAGCGACGTGCACATCAGCCCGGAAAAGGACAGCGTGCAGGTGCGCTTTCGCATAGACGGGAAGCTGCGCGAGGCCCCGGCCCCGCCGCGCAGCGTTGCGCCCGCCGTTGTTTCGCGCATCAAGATATTGGGCAACATGGACATTGCCGTCACCCGTGTGCCGCAGGATGGCCGCTTTACCATGCACCTGGACAACCGCGAAATAAACGTGCGCGTTTCCAGCATACCCACCATCTACGGCGAAAACATGGTGCTGCGCCTGCTGGACATGAGCGGGCGCGACTACACGCTGGACATGCTGGGCATGCAGCAGAACGACCACGTGACCATCGAGGGGGCCATCCACAAGCCCTACGGCATGATCCTGTCCACCGGCCCCACGGGCAGCGGCAAGTCCACCAGCCTGTACGCCATCCTGAAAAGCATCAACCGGCCGGACATCAACATCATCACGCTGGAAGACCCGGTGGAATACCGCATCCGGGGCATCCGGCAGGTGCAGCTGAACCGCAAGGCGGGCATGACCTTTGCCAGCGGCCTGCGCTCCATTCTGCGGCAGGACCCGGACGTGGTGATGGTGGGTGAAATACGCGACGCGGAAACCGCCGCCATTGCCGTGCAGGCCGCCCTTACCGGGCACCTTGTGCTGTCCACCCTGCACACCAACGATGCGGCGGGCGCGGTAACCCGGCTTATCGACATGGGCATAGAGCCGTTTCTGGTTTCTTCGGTGCTGCTGGTTTCGTTTGCGCAGCGGCTGGTGCGCCGGGTGTGTACCAACTGCGCGGAACCGTACGAGCCGCTGCCCGCCGCGCTGGCCGCCTTCGGCCTTGCGCCGGACACGCCGGGGGCAACGTACCTGAAGGGGCGCGGCTGCCACCACTGCGCGCACACCGGCTACCGGGGGCGCACCGGGGTGTTCGAAATACTGCCCATGACCCAGATGATCCAGGAACTGGTGATACAGCGCAGCTCCACGCAGGCCATCGCCGAGGCGGCCATTACCACCGACCTCATGCGCACCCTGAAGCAGGACGCGGCGCTGAAGATCCTGCGGGGGACGACCACCGTTGAAGAGGCCGCAACTTCCGTCATGCTCTAA